The genomic stretch CTCAACCACCGCCTGAGCAGCCTCCTGAACTTCCGCTTGAAATTCCTCCAGAACAGCCGCCGCAAGTAGAATTCCCTGCAACAATAACAGCGCCGCAGACAATAACGATTGCAGGTATAAGCTCCACAATCAACACAGTGCCCTGCTTCAATTACACTGAAAACAAAACACTGGCATTAAAACAGACAAATATAACAAAAGCAATGAAGATTCCAAAAGGATATTCTGTCTTGATCAATCCGTTCAGCCCTGACTGCGCAAAAGGATCCTTAACTTTAACCTTCAACATTCCAAACAACTACATCGATATTGCAGCATTAAAATGCAGAGGCGATGAATGCTCTCCGGCAATTATAGAGGAAATAACAAAGCTGAAGTGCGGCGGAAAAATAGTAAACGAATTCAGAAGAAATACAACATACCTTGAGCCGCTATTAATGCCAGTAAACATTACAAAGACAGACATATTAATTCAGTATGGAAAAGACACAATCGAAAGCGGAAAATACAAAATCAAATTCTTAAATGAAATCAATCAAAAAGTAATTCTGGAAATGCCTTCTGAAGCAGTAAAAGAGCCTGAAAACGCAAACTTAAAAATCATTGGAACTCCTTTGATTGTAAAATTTGAAAACAAAACAGCAATCAACGCAGTTATCACATTGCCTTATATCTTGGACAAGAGCATAGAAAATGACAGCATTGCTATTTACATCAAAACAAACGAAACATGGGCTTATATTGGCGGCGACATAAATTATGAAGAAAACAAAATAACAGCAACAATAAGCAATTTAGAAGAATTCTTAGATAAAAACAATCAAACAACCATGGCCGTAATGGGAATTATCTGCCTATATTGCGAGAAATCAGAATTAACCAAGGTTTATGACCCAGGATCAAGAGAAGCAGTAATCTTGATTCATGGATTTGAAAGAAGCCCGGAAAGATTCAGTGAGATAATCAATGACATCAGCCTGACAAGGCAGCCATGGCAGACATGGACATTGGGCTATTCTTCTTCGAAAACAATAGCTGAGAATGGAAAGGAGTTTGCAGATTTGCTGGAATTAAATGTAAATGCGTATGACAATATTTACTTTGTTGCCCATTCATTAGGCGGCCTTATAACACAGGAAGCGATTTATTATGGTCATCTGCGCAATTACAGTTTTGTTAATAAGGTAAGAAAGGCAGTCTTAATAGCATCTCCGAACAAAGGCTCGATATCAGAAGGAGTTTATAGAAGTTTATACAATTTCCTGATGAACAGCAAAACAGCAGAATTGTTCAATATAAAGGGGGCTGTTGTTGAAGAGCTGGTCCATGGAAAACTAATCCCGGAAGTTCCTGGCATAGAATATAAAGTAATAGCGGGGACAAAAAGCTACGGATTTATAAAAATAACCCAAAGCAATGACGGCCTTATAACTGTTGAAAGCGCGCAGACAGTCGGCGGCAAGATGATAAACAACAGCTGCGAGAATTACTGGGCAATCAATGTAACACACACAGACATTCTGGACAATATTGAATCTAGGCAGATTATAGAGAGAATAATCGCAGAGGAAGTTGCTGAAGTTATCGGAAGCGGAAAATCACTCTTAGGCAGCAACCAGTACATCGAATTGAGCATTCCTGATTGCAGCTATGAAGATACTTATGTAATAGTCGGCAAGGAAATAAAAGAAGAAACATTGCCAGACATAACAGGCTGCAGCTGCGGAAACGGATATTGCGGCCTGGATGAAACAGCAGCGAATTGCCCGCAGGATTGCGCGAAAATAATTTCCAAGGAAAACATTGAGCTTATTGCATTGATCGCATTGGCTGTTGTATTGCTGATGTCCTTAATGGCGGCATTAACCGCGCTTTACAAGAAGATAAGAAGGCATAAGATAGGGAAGCCATTAAAGTACACTTTACTGACTTTAATAACTGCAGGCGCAGCAATATATCTTGCAAAGAGCTACTTTGTTGATAACAAGTACCAGTTTTTAGGCAATGCAGCTGCCATGATCCTGGCCTTAGGAGTTTTCTTCATTCTGTTCTTCTTCTCATCAAAAATATTCAATCTGATTTTGAGATATGCAAGGATAAGGCAGATCAAAATCCCGATCAAAGCAAAACCGAAATTGCAGCATAAATTATTGCCAGATTTCAAAAATCTCATTAAAGTTCTGCACGAAAATCTGGCGATCTGGCTGCGAAACTATGAAAATAAAAGAAAATTATCAATGGCATTGAAGGAAAAGAAGCTTCAAAAATTAAACACCAGAAAAGAATTGGAAGAGAAGAAAAAATCAGAGGAGCAGGAAAGACTAAGGATCTTAAAAGAGCAGGAACGAATAAGGCAACTGGCAGAAAAAGAGAGACTTAAGAAATTAGAGGAAGAGCGAAAGAGAAGAGAGCTTGAAGAAAAAGAAAGATTAAGAACATTAAAAGAAATAGAACAGCAAAGAGTTCTTGAAGATCTGAAAAAATTAAAAACAATAAAAACCAAGGTGTCCGATGCAAATATTCTGATTAAGGAAAACGTCAATAAGGCAAAACAGCTCTATCTTGAGGTTCTTGAGGATTACAAAAAACTTTCTGTTGATAAAAAGAAAGGCATTTACAATCATATAAACAAACTATATAAAAAATTAAGAGAAACAGCAAGGCTTGAAAAATATGTTAAAAGCGCATTAAAGACAATTCTTGGCAAGGGAATTGCAATTGCCCAGTTAAAAGAATCGCTGGAAAGAAAAGGATGGAATAAAGACGTAATTAATGCAGCGCTAATAACAGCAACTCAAGAAGTCTATAAAGAAGAAATAAGGAACGTAAGAGATAAGATTGAGGCTGCAAAGAAAGAATACTGCAAGCCAATATATCTGAATATCATTGATGTTTATGCTTACTTGAGCTTGGGCAATGTTCTTGATGCAAAGAAACTGTATCTGGAAACTTTGCAGCTTTATGCAAAATCTCCATCTTATGTCAAATTGGAAGTTTACAATGACCTGCAGAAGCTCTATCGCCTGCTGTTCAAAAGAGGACCTGGAAATGCCAAATAAACCAATAAAAACAGAGGAAAGAATAGCCAAAGTAGGCATACCAGTCTCCATATTGAAGGACAGGAAATTAAGCGCTTTAGAAGCAATAAGCGAATATTTGAAAGAAAGCCTTAATATGAATTACCATGAAATTGCTGTTTTGATGAACAGGGATGACAGGACAATCTGGACTGTTTATAACAGGGCAAAGAAAAAAAGAAATGCATTAGCCAATAATTGAGCTCTCACGAGATATGTATTCTGATCTTGATATCTGGTCGTTGATGTATTGTATCTGCAAATCTTTTAATGGATCGCCTGTAGCAGCAGTTTTGCAGATTTCAGTTGGCTGCGCTGGCTGCAGCTCTGTTGATATGCTTTGTATGTAATTCTTGCCAAGGCTCATGACAATTGCTCCAAGGGCTATTGCAAAAGCTATCAATAAAACAGTCGCTATCAATGGTGACAAAGCTCGCTTGTTCATTTTTTAAGCCCTTTGACATATTCTTTCTGCAAAAGAACCATGTAGATGAAAAGAGCAATCATTACCATCTCAAAAATTGGGAAGATAAAAGACGGAAAAGAAATAATTTCAAAAGACCTTAAAACAGTCATAATCTCTTCCACAACGAATATGAGAACAACTATAAACAGCAGTTGCCAGGGCTTTTGAAAAATAAGCTTATTCGGTATTCTAAGTAAATTATAAAACAAAATAAGCAATATTATGACAAATGCCAAATTATAAAGCGGCGCCACCATTGCGATTGATTCGTATATTGCCATTTTAGACCTTTGTTGTGTATTTGCTTACAATTATCTGCTGCGTTAAAGCATAAATCAAAAATCCGAGCATTAAAGATGGAACAACATGAGTTAAGTGCGGAGTTGAATAAATACCAAAAGACCTTAATGCGCCCAAGATTTCTTCAACTGCAAACAGGATCAAAACTATTATCAAAGGCCGCCATGCCCTTAAATGCTTCTTGGCTCCAGAAACCTTGAAAAGCGTGATTGCCGTCAAGCCCGCAACAAGTATCAAGAAGACATTTGCAATCTGCAATACTCCTTCGGCATATCCTATCATCTATTCACCTCTTTTCAATATCGCCTCACTCTATATATTTAAATATTGCTATTTTAAGATTTCAAAATCTACACAAACCCTGAACTCCCTCGGCTTGTACTGCCCGCATTTAACAATATTGATTATCTTGCAGGACCTTTTTAATTTTTTACAAACATTATCGAGCTTTTCAATGCCTTTCTCAAACTCGTTTTCATTCAAAAAATCATAAAAATGGATTATTGTTCCCTTTTTTGCTGCAGACAGCGCAAGCTCAAGAAAATTCTCTGCTCCTTTTGGCAGCGGCATTAAAATCCTGTCAAATTTTTTATTCAGATTTGGAACAATCTTTTTAGCATCGCCTTTGAAGAGCTTTATGTTTTTTACCTTATTCAATAAAATATTCTCCTGCTGGTATTCGCAGGCAATCGGGTTTATCTCTATTGAATAAATTTCTTTTGGCTTTGAATTTTTCGATATAACAATCGGGTATGGCCCAACACCCGAAAACATTGCCAGAATAATTTCATTTTCCTTAATTTGCTTTGCTATTCTCAGCCTTTCATTGCTTAATCTTGGAGAGAAATAGCATTTTTCAGCATCAAGCCTGAACATGCAACCACTTTCCCTGTGATCAGTTGTTTTTCTTTTTTCTCCTGCGATGATCTTTAAAGTCGGAGTTCTGTACCTCCCAGAGTATTTCTTTGTTTTCTTACAGATAACGTTTATGTTTTTAAATAGCTGTAATAAAGTTTCTCCTATCAGCTTTTCTTTTTTGCTTAGTTCAGAAGGGAGATCAGCGAAAATCAAGATATCGCCGACTACGTCGAATGATGAAGGCAGCAAAGCCAGCTGCTTTTTTGTCAGCTTGTTTTTCAGCAGTTCTTTCAGCGCAGTCATTTTTGTTTTTTACCAAAAGCAAACATCTAAAAAAACAACGCGTTTATATAAAGGTATCTGAGAGGTAGAATTAAAAAGATTTATATACTTATTGTCGGAATAATGGCACATTATGCAAAAAAGAGATATTATATTTGTTATTTTGGCTATGATTGTGCTATTTCTCACTGGCTGTGGAAAAACAGGACAAGCCGCATTTTTTGGGACAGAAACTGACAGCAGCCTGGTTTTGTATCTGCCGTTTGATGAGGGCTCTGGTTTAATTACCAAAGATTTATCAGGCCATGGTAGGAATGGAACATTGGCTGGCGAGGGATGGTTTGAGGGCAAGTATGGGGTGGCAGTTGATTTCAACACAGCACGAAAAGTAGATGTCGGCAGCTTCAGCTTCTTAGCTGAAAACCAGCCGTTTAGCATAGCGGCATGGGTGAATCCTTCATATTATCCTCCTTCTGGCAATGTGTGGCGCATTGCTTCGCGAATGTATGATTATGGCGATAAGCTTGGCGATTGGTCGTTTAATCTGGAAAGCACAGGCCAAATAGCATGGGCAATAAGAGACACGACTAACAGCTATTGGCACTATTTAAGGTCAAATTCTGTAATGTCATCAAACACCTGGTCGTATTTTATTGGCGTGTTTAATGGTACGCACATGATTCTTTATACAAATGGTGCGCTTGATGCAATTGTGGGAGCGAATCACGGAAATGATTTTAGTAACACCAATAATGTGGTGGTGGGGAATATTCATTACGAGCCTTATGAAAGGTATTTTAGGGGCCTAATTGACGAAGTCCGCATCTACAACAAGGCGTTATCAACATCAGAAATCCAACAGTTGTATGGCGCTGCTAATATAACGCCAGAAAAAACCGTTAATGTATCAACAAATGCATCACAAAATGCAACCAATATAACCTGCACAGACTCTGATGGCGGTTTGAATTATTATGTTAAGGGAACTCTGACTATTTCAAACAACTCCGGTTATTTAACAGATTCTTGTCAATTGAAAGATAATTCTTATGTTTCTACTAATCAGTGCAGCGGTTCTAATTGCTATTTAGAGGAAGCTTTTTGCGATTCAACTTCTAAGTCTTACAGGACTTTCCCAGCAGATTATTATAATTGCCCGAATGGTTGCCAAGATGGGGCTTGTTTACTTGGAAATGTTGAATTAATTGGGCAAAAATTGTATTCTCCTGATCTCGTGAATGTTGAGTTTAAGGTAGATATGTATAGTTACCCTCCTGTTGAAACTACACTCCCCACAGCAGGTTATAGGGGTTATTATGACGTGTATACGGAAACTTACGAAGACTACTCAACAAATCCATATAGAACAGAATGGACTAGTTCAGGCAGATTCTATAAAAATGATACATATCCTCAAACTAAAAATATAACTTCCGGTTATTATAATGGTAGTTTATATGGTCCTGCAATAAGACAGGGTAAGCATTACAGATTTGATTTTTATTTCCAAGAAACCCCGTGGGGATCATATAATTATTCAAAGTTTTTTATAAAAACCATAGAATTTGACACAGCAAACATAACGTGCACAGATTCTGATGGCGGAATGAATTATTATGTAAGGGGATTTGTAAATGGAATCTGGAGTGATGGAGATTTTGCAAATAATCAATCAGATGTTTGTGGCGGAACTATACTTAATGAATATTATTGTAATAAAAATATATCAAATTATGTTTTAACCAGCGTTTATACCTGCACAAACGGCTGTTCAGATGGAGCCTGCATTAATGCAACACCAGCAATAAAATGCAAAGACTCTGATGGCGGCAAGGATTATTATGTTACAGGAAATGTTACTCAAAGTGGGCAAACCTATCAAGATGCATGCATCAATCCTACTAGATTAAGGGAGGGTTATTGCCAGAATGACAGTTACACCGTTGCAGTATATGGCTGTCCAAATGGCTGCGGAAATGGCGCTTGCCTAACAGTTAAGAGGACAGTTAATTGCACGACTACATCGATAATTGGCGATGCAAATGGCGACAGAACAATAACACCTGGAGATGCTTTGCTTATAACAAATATTGTGCAGGGAATTGAGGCAGCGCCGTTCAATAAATGCTGCGTTGATGTTGACAACAATGGAGTGATCAGCCAGAATGACAGCGTGATGGCATTCAATTATTATCTTAAGCAGGCGCCATACGGAAATGCAGGTAAAAAATGCTATGAAGTAACGCAAGGGAGATCGTTATTGGCAAAGACGGGCAAAGCCTTTGGATTTGATGAAACAGCCTCTTCAGGAGCATTTGGCTTGATATTGCTTGTCATTATCTTGGTTACGATTTATCTTTTGATTAAGACCGAAAGAAATAAATTGAAAAAGGAAATAAAAGGACAGAGAAAACAAGAACCAAAATAAATTTAAAACACATAGAATAATAAAAAAAGAAAAAATCGAAATCGGAGGCGACAAAATGAAAAAGAGGTTTATTCTTGGATTTTTTGCTTTAGCGGCAGTATTGATTGTTTTGGCAGGATGCACAACAGGGGAAGCCAAAGCCAAAGCTGCAACCTGCAAGAGCGGCCAGCTTGTTGGTGATATAGATGGTGATGGTAGAATTAGTCAGACGGACTCTGAACTCACATTTAATATTTATCTTGGATTGTTAAAAATAAACAACATATGCTGTGCGG from Candidatus Woesearchaeota archaeon encodes the following:
- a CDS encoding class I SAM-dependent methyltransferase family protein yields the protein MTALKELLKNKLTKKQLALLPSSFDVVGDILIFADLPSELSKKEKLIGETLLQLFKNINVICKKTKKYSGRYRTPTLKIIAGEKRKTTDHRESGCMFRLDAEKCYFSPRLSNERLRIAKQIKENEIILAMFSGVGPYPIVISKNSKPKEIYSIEINPIACEYQQENILLNKVKNIKLFKGDAKKIVPNLNKKFDRILMPLPKGAENFLELALSAAKKGTIIHFYDFLNENEFEKGIEKLDNVCKKLKRSCKIINIVKCGQYKPREFRVCVDFEILK
- a CDS encoding LamG-like jellyroll fold domain-containing protein, which translates into the protein MQKRDIIFVILAMIVLFLTGCGKTGQAAFFGTETDSSLVLYLPFDEGSGLITKDLSGHGRNGTLAGEGWFEGKYGVAVDFNTARKVDVGSFSFLAENQPFSIAAWVNPSYYPPSGNVWRIASRMYDYGDKLGDWSFNLESTGQIAWAIRDTTNSYWHYLRSNSVMSSNTWSYFIGVFNGTHMILYTNGALDAIVGANHGNDFSNTNNVVVGNIHYEPYERYFRGLIDEVRIYNKALSTSEIQQLYGAANITPEKTVNVSTNASQNATNITCTDSDGGLNYYVKGTLTISNNSGYLTDSCQLKDNSYVSTNQCSGSNCYLEEAFCDSTSKSYRTFPADYYNCPNGCQDGACLLGNVELIGQKLYSPDLVNVEFKVDMYSYPPVETTLPTAGYRGYYDVYTETYEDYSTNPYRTEWTSSGRFYKNDTYPQTKNITSGYYNGSLYGPAIRQGKHYRFDFYFQETPWGSYNYSKFFIKTIEFDTANITCTDSDGGMNYYVRGFVNGIWSDGDFANNQSDVCGGTILNEYYCNKNISNYVLTSVYTCTNGCSDGACINATPAIKCKDSDGGKDYYVTGNVTQSGQTYQDACINPTRLREGYCQNDSYTVAVYGCPNGCGNGACLTVKRTVNCTTTSIIGDANGDRTITPGDALLITNIVQGIEAAPFNKCCVDVDNNGVISQNDSVMAFNYYLKQAPYGNAGKKCYEVTQGRSLLAKTGKAFGFDETASSGAFGLILLVIILVTIYLLIKTERNKLKKEIKGQRKQEPK